TGAGGACTTTCGCGGCCCCGACTTCTTTGTGGTGCTGGGTACCGATCGCCGTCCTCGCAAGAGCTGGGTGGTGTGGGAAGAGGAGGGTAAGTATCCCAACGTGATTGTGGAACTGCTGTCCGATTCCACTGCCAAAACCGATCGTGGTCTGAAAAAACAAATCTACCAGGACACCTTCCGCACCCCCGACTATTTCTGGTTTGACCCCCACAGTCTGGAATTCGAGGGTTTTCACCTCGTCGACGGCACCTACCAAACCCTAGAACCCACGGAGCAGGGCTGGCGCTGGAGTCAGCAGCTTGGGCTGTACCTGGGCGTCTATCAAGCGCAACTGCGGTTATTTTCCGCTGTGGGGGACCTGGTGCCAACGCCGGAAGAGACGGCTGCGGCAGAACGCCAGCGGGCGGATGGAGAGCGACAGCGCAATGAAAAACTGGCGGCAAAGTTACGAGAGTTGGGGGTCGATCCTGA
The sequence above is drawn from the Leptolyngbya sp. CCY15150 genome and encodes:
- a CDS encoding Uma2 family endonuclease encodes the protein MLTPTSQGGESVVFPPGDLYSHEPPLETELHLRQILLLIQGLEEVWRDRQDFYAFGNLTIYYSPKQLKSEDFRGPDFFVVLGTDRRPRKSWVVWEEEGKYPNVIVELLSDSTAKTDRGLKKQIYQDTFRTPDYFWFDPHSLEFEGFHLVDGTYQTLEPTEQGWRWSQQLGLYLGVYQAQLRLFSAVGDLVPTPEETAAAERQRADGERQRNEKLAAKLRELGVDPDQI